From the genome of Carassius gibelio isolate Cgi1373 ecotype wild population from Czech Republic chromosome B10, carGib1.2-hapl.c, whole genome shotgun sequence, one region includes:
- the LOC127966116 gene encoding olfactory receptor 10A2-like encodes MQNTSNSIIQPVGFYIVALSSMPYSNIYVMFLTLLYVITVMCNVFLITIVFYDHCLHVPKFMAVGNLALVDIVLSTSLVPGMIKTYIVQDNFVPFKLCLVQMYTYYTFLSLEIFSLCILSYDRFIAICFPLRQEDINTNTKMAYIISAVWFFCIVIVLYAVTSIPSLSFCGSLKVNSYFCDYAPVLRLACSDTTSQWNFATALTIIFNAGPLIFIFLTYMGILTAVFRMKNNQSRYKALATCSEHLILVTLFFIPIVIIFSLGFFGIIINSNVRTVCLSLSSLLTPCINPILYSLKTKEIRSRIHSLVTQRLSVHPLKIHINVQH; translated from the coding sequence ATGCAAAACACCAGCAACTCCATCATTCAGCCTGTAGGATTTTACATTGTTGCACTGAGTTCAATGCCTTACAGTAATATCTATGTCATGTTCCTCACTCTGCTTTATGTGATCACAGTCATGTGCAATGTCTTTCTGATCACCATCGTTTTCTATGACCACTGTCTTCATGTCCCAAAGTTCATGGCTGTTGGAAATCTGGCTTTGGTTGATATTGTTCTCAGTACCTCTCTTGTGCCTGGCATGATCAAAACTTACATTGTTCAAGACAATTTTGTGCCATTTAAACTGTGCCTTGTTCAAATGTACACTTACTATACTTTTTTATCCCTCGAAATATTTTCCTTATGTATTCTCTCTTATGACAGGTTCATTGCAATCTGTTTCCCTTTAAGACAAGaggatataaatacaaacaccaaAATGGCTTATATAATCAGTGCAGTTTGGTTCTTTTGTATTGTTATAGTTCTCTATGCTGTTACATCCATTCCATCTCTGTCCTTTTGTGGCTCTCTCAAGGTCAACAGCTATTTTTGTGATTATGCTCCTGTTTTAAGACTCGCTTGTAGCGATACAACATCCCAGTGGAATTTTGCAACTGCTTTAACTATAATATTCAATGCTGGacctttgatttttattttcttgacctACATGGGTATTCTGACCGCTGTGTTCAGAATGAAAAATAATCAGAGCCGTTATAAGGCGCTGGCCACATGCTCAGAGCACCTCATATTAGTGACCCTTTTCTTCATTCCTATTGTAATCATCTTCAGTCTTGGATTTTTTGGAATTATTATAAACTCAAATGTAAGAACAGTGTGCTTGTCTCTGTCATCCCTTCTCACGCCATGCATCAATCCCATTCTCTACTCACTGAAAACTAAAGAGATTCGAAGCAGGATTCATTCATTGGTAACCCAGAGACTGTCTGTTCATCctctaaaaatacacattaatgtACAACATTGA